The following coding sequences lie in one Candidatus Binatia bacterium genomic window:
- the ffh gene encoding signal recognition particle protein, producing the protein MFDSLADKLENVFRRIRGTGRLTEANIEEAMRDVRMALLEADVHFQVTKSFIERVRQRALGQEVLRSLTPEQHLIKIVHEELVAIMGGAAGKLDLAGEPPAVVMLVGLQGSGKTTTAAKLARHLLTTRKRRPYLVPLDLSRPAAIQQLKTLAAQVGDGCGVYDTPEQGGDPVQIARDAVAKARNAGFETVILDTAGRLAIDEPLMAELRAVRDAVKPRQTILVADAMTGQDAVSVARGFRDGIGIDGVILSKMEGDARGGAALSIHATTEKPLLFVGVGEKLDALEVFHPDRVASRILGMGDMLSLIEKAQAAYDQKQAEKLQEKLKKDTFTLEDFRDQLRAVKKMGSVADLIGMIPGMKRFVKAPELAGADDELKRIEAIINSMTKQERRDHLILNGSRRKRIALGSGTSVAEVNKFLKQYAQAKKMMKSLSRGAGKGILAQMQGGR; encoded by the coding sequence ATGTTCGATTCGCTTGCCGACAAGCTCGAGAACGTCTTTCGTCGCATCCGCGGCACGGGACGGCTCACCGAGGCCAACATCGAAGAGGCCATGCGCGACGTGCGCATGGCGCTGCTCGAGGCCGACGTCCACTTCCAGGTCACGAAGTCGTTCATCGAGCGCGTGCGTCAGCGCGCGCTCGGCCAGGAGGTGCTGCGTAGCCTGACGCCCGAGCAGCACCTCATCAAGATCGTCCACGAGGAGCTCGTGGCGATCATGGGCGGCGCGGCGGGCAAGCTCGACCTCGCCGGCGAGCCGCCGGCGGTGGTGATGCTGGTCGGCCTGCAGGGTTCGGGCAAGACGACCACGGCCGCGAAGCTCGCGCGCCACCTGCTGACGACGCGCAAGCGCCGTCCGTACCTGGTACCGCTCGACCTCTCGCGTCCCGCTGCGATCCAGCAGCTCAAGACGCTCGCGGCGCAGGTCGGCGACGGCTGCGGAGTGTACGACACGCCCGAGCAGGGCGGCGATCCCGTGCAGATCGCGCGCGACGCGGTCGCCAAGGCGCGCAACGCCGGCTTCGAGACCGTGATCCTCGACACCGCCGGTCGTCTCGCGATCGACGAGCCGCTGATGGCGGAGCTGCGCGCCGTGCGCGACGCCGTCAAGCCGCGGCAGACGATCCTCGTCGCCGACGCGATGACCGGTCAGGACGCGGTCTCGGTCGCGCGCGGCTTCCGTGACGGCATCGGCATCGACGGCGTCATCCTCTCCAAGATGGAAGGCGACGCCCGCGGCGGCGCTGCGCTCTCGATCCACGCCACCACGGAGAAGCCGCTGCTGTTCGTCGGCGTCGGCGAGAAGCTCGACGCGCTCGAGGTGTTCCACCCCGATCGCGTCGCGTCGCGCATCCTCGGCATGGGCGACATGCTGTCGCTCATCGAGAAGGCGCAGGCGGCCTACGACCAGAAGCAGGCCGAGAAGCTTCAGGAGAAGCTCAAGAAGGACACCTTCACGCTCGAGGACTTCCGCGACCAGCTGCGCGCGGTGAAGAAGATGGGCTCGGTCGCGGACCTGATCGGCATGATCCCGGGCATGAAGCGCTTCGTGAAGGCGCCGGAGCTCGCGGGGGCCGACGACGAGCTCAAGCGCATCGAGGCGATCATCAACTCGATGACCAAGCAGGAGCGCCGCGACCACCTGATCCTGAACGGCAGTCGGCGCAAGCGCATCGCCCTCGGCTCGGGGACCAGCGTCGCCGAGGTCAACAAGTTCCTCAAGCAGTACGCGCAGGCAAAAAAGATGATGAAGTCCTTGAGTCGGGGTGCGGGCAAGGGGATTCTTGCCCAAATGCAGGGCGGGCGTTAA
- the rpsP gene encoding 30S ribosomal protein S16, which translates to MATRIRLTRHGSKKRPFYRIVAASTGAPRDGRFIEQLGHYDPTRNPAVIHLQLDKVETWLRRGAQPTETVARLMKKAGWKGLQPATGASGTSGASSEG; encoded by the coding sequence ATGGCAACCAGGATCCGGCTCACTCGCCACGGCAGCAAGAAGCGTCCTTTCTATCGCATTGTCGCAGCTTCGACGGGCGCGCCGCGTGACGGCCGCTTCATCGAGCAGCTCGGCCACTACGACCCAACCCGAAACCCAGCCGTCATCCACCTGCAGCTCGACAAGGTCGAAACGTGGCTGCGTCGCGGTGCGCAGCCGACGGAGACGGTCGCGCGGCTGATGAAGAAAGCCGGCTGGAAAGGTCTGCAGCCCGCCACCGGCGCGTCCGGGACGTCGGGAGCCTCCTCCGAGGGTTGA
- a CDS encoding KH domain-containing protein has product MKELVEMLAKHLVNHPEAVEVKETQGDTASVIELRVAMEDLGRIIGKQGRTAKSIRTLVNAAASRLNRKVVLEIIEDK; this is encoded by the coding sequence ATGAAAGAACTGGTCGAGATGCTGGCGAAACACCTCGTCAATCACCCTGAGGCCGTCGAGGTGAAGGAGACTCAGGGGGATACCGCGTCGGTCATCGAGCTGCGCGTCGCCATGGAAGATCTCGGCCGGATCATCGGCAAGCAGGGCCGCACGGCAAAGTCGATCCGCACGCTGGTCAACGCGGCGGCCTCGCGGCTGAACCGCAAGGTCGTCCTCGAGATCATCGAAGACAAGTAA